Sequence from the Piscinibacter sp. HJYY11 genome:
GAGTGGATGACCGCCGAGGCCGCGCGCACGCGGTCGGCCAGCGAGAAGTACACCGCCTCGAAATAGGCCGAGCGGCGCCGCGCGGCGTGCGTGGGGTCGCCTTCGTTTTCCTTGTACTCGCGGCGCACCTCCTCGATGGACATGCGCTGCTGCTTCATGAACTCGTAGTGCTCGTGCGCGTAGTCGACGAGCGCCATCACCGCGTAGATCACCACCGCCCAGGCGAAGGTGACGAGCACCATGTGCGAGGCCGCCACCATGATGGCCGACGGCCGCGCGTAGCCGAGCTTGAGCGCGGTGTCGAGGTAGGCCCGGATCACCACGAACATGAGCGCGGCGATCAGCACCGTCTTGACCACCATCTTCAAGAGGTTCACGAGGTTGCGCGTGGAGAAGATGCGCTGGAAGCCCTCGGCCGGGTTGAGGCGGTTCACGTCGGGCTTCAGGCGCTGCCACGCCATGAGCCCGCCCACCTGGAAGAGCGAGCCGGCGATGCCCGCCACCGCGGCGATCGCCATCACCGGCACCGTACCCCACAGCAGCGTCTCGCCGGTGTGCACCAGCAGCTCGCCGAAGCGGTCGTCGGGCCGCGCGAGCAGCGTGCCGCTGGTGGCATGCAGCCACAGCTCGCGCAGCAGGCTGAAGAGCGTGGCGCCGCCCAGCCACACCGACACCAGCACCACCGCGAAGACCACCGTCGACGAGACGTCGACACTGAAGACGACCTCGCCGCGCTGGCGCGCGTCGCGCAGTCGTTTCGGGGTGGGCTTCTGGTCCTTCTCGGCCATGGTGCTTCATCTAGAGCGTCGTGCGCAGGAAGTCGAGCACGCCGTTCTCCGGCCGCAGGAATTCCTGCAGCGACTCGTACACGAAGAAGAGGAAGAGCAGCGTCATCAGGTGCGCGATCAGGCTCTTCAGCGGCTGCGAGAACACGAACACGTTGAGCTGCGGCGCGATGCGACCGACGAGCCCCATGCCCAGTTCCACCAGCAGCAGCACCACGATCACCGGCGAGGCGAGCTTCACGATCCACAGGAAGAGCGTGTCGCCCTGGCGGATGGCGAACTGCTCGAGCACCGCGCCGAGGTTGGGGAAGAACGAGCCCACCGGCCACAGCCGGTAGGAGTCGACCACCACGCCCAGCATCGCGAGCAGCCCGCCGGCCGAGATGAAGAGCGTGATCACCGTCCAGCCGAGGAACTCGGCGGTGGGCCCGTTCTCGTGGCCGGCGACCGGGTCGAAGAACGAGGCGTTGCTCGAGCCAGTCTGGAAGTCGATCAGGTCACCCACGCTGTGGATGGCCCAGATGAAGATGCCGAAGCCCAGGCCCAGCATCAGCCCGATCAGCGCCTCCTTGGCGGCGATGAGGATCCAGGTGCCGATGGCCGCCTGCGGCAGGTCGCCCGCCACCGGCGACATGAAGATCGCGAGCATGAGCAGCAGGCCGTTGCGCACGACGCCGGTGATCATGCCGCCCGAGAGGAAAGGCACGACGGCGAAGATCGCGAAGAGCCGCGGCATGGTCAGCGCGACCGCGGTGAAGAACTTCTCCAGGCTGGCGACTTCGAGCGTTCCCATCGTGACCCCGCGTCAGGCCCGGGCGCGGCGCGACAACCACGCCTGCGCGGCGGCTTCTTCGGTGGCGGCATCGAGGCGCTGCTCGCGCTGGCGGCGCGCCGCGGTGCGGGTGCGCTGCTGCATCTGCTGCGCTGCTTCCAGCTCGCCGCTGGCCGCGCGCAGCTTGAGCCGGCTCGCGTCGAGCACCTGCTGGCGCTGCGCGTGGACCTGCCCGGCCTGCGCGGCCGCTTCGCCGGCCTGCGCGATCTGCGCGTCCAGCGCGCCGCTCCAGGCGCCGGCCTGGCGCAGGTGTGCCACCTGGCATTCACCTCCCGAGAGCGCGCCGGCCGTCGCCTGCCAGTGCTGCAGCTTGGCGTTCACCTGCTGCTGCTGCTGCGCCTGCGCCTGCTGCCACGCGGCCAGGCTCTCGGCGGCAGCGCGGCGCTCGCGTGCCACGGCCTCCAGCGCACTCGTGCGACGGCGCTCGCGCACCTCGACCAGCAGCGTCCAATCGATGCTCATGCGGTGCGCCCCTGCGGTGCGAAGCCGCGCAACGTGGCGACCGTCTGCTCATAGTCGTGGCGCGTGTCAGGCGCCTGCGAGAGGAAGTCGAGCGTGGCGGCACGCGTGCGCATCGCTTCGTCGGCCAGCGCGTCGCTGCCGGGCTGGTACTCGCCGATCTGCACCAGGAGCTCCATCTCGCGGTACTTGGCCATCAGGCTGCGCAGGTGCGATGCGGCGGCGCGGTGCTCGCGTGTCGTCACGAGCGGCATCACGCGGCTCAGGCTCGCCAGCACGTCGATGGCGGGGTACTGGTTGGCTGCGGCGAGCTTGCGCGAGAGCACCACGTGGCCGTCGAGGATGGAGCGCACCTCTTCGGCGATGGGGTCGTCGTCCTCGTCGCCTTCGGTCAGCACCGAGTACACCGCGGTGATGGAGCCGGTGCTGCCCTGCCCCGCCCGCTCCAGCAGCTGCGGCAGCATGGAGAAGATCGACGGCGGGTAGCTGCGC
This genomic interval carries:
- the sctT gene encoding type III secretion system export apparatus subunit SctT, encoding MGTLEVASLEKFFTAVALTMPRLFAIFAVVPFLSGGMITGVVRNGLLLMLAIFMSPVAGDLPQAAIGTWILIAAKEALIGLMLGLGFGIFIWAIHSVGDLIDFQTGSSNASFFDPVAGHENGPTAEFLGWTVITLFISAGGLLAMLGVVVDSYRLWPVGSFFPNLGAVLEQFAIRQGDTLFLWIVKLASPVIVVLLLVELGMGLVGRIAPQLNVFVFSQPLKSLIAHLMTLLFLFFVYESLQEFLRPENGVLDFLRTTL
- a CDS encoding serine kinase, whose protein sequence is MSIDWTLLVEVRERRRTSALEAVARERRAAAESLAAWQQAQAQQQQQVNAKLQHWQATAGALSGGECQVAHLRQAGAWSGALDAQIAQAGEAAAQAGQVHAQRQQVLDASRLKLRAASGELEAAQQMQQRTRTAARRQREQRLDAATEEAAAQAWLSRRARA
- a CDS encoding EscU/YscU/HrcU family type III secretion system export apparatus switch protein, translating into MAEKDQKPTPKRLRDARQRGEVVFSVDVSSTVVFAVVLVSVWLGGATLFSLLRELWLHATSGTLLARPDDRFGELLVHTGETLLWGTVPVMAIAAVAGIAGSLFQVGGLMAWQRLKPDVNRLNPAEGFQRIFSTRNLVNLLKMVVKTVLIAALMFVVIRAYLDTALKLGYARPSAIMVAASHMVLVTFAWAVVIYAVMALVDYAHEHYEFMKQQRMSIEEVRREYKENEGDPTHAARRRSAYFEAVYFSLADRVRAASAVIHSARVAVALQYLGEHDLPRVIASGEGEIAAQIRRFASEGLIPMEFEPALAERIFDEVPQDQAIPRALYAPVATLLRWAQGSEP